A single window of Salvia splendens isolate huo1 chromosome 8, SspV2, whole genome shotgun sequence DNA harbors:
- the LOC121744115 gene encoding protein BZR1 homolog 4-like: MMKEGGRSALERERTKMRERQRRSITTNIFHGLRKHGGYRLSPRADINEVLRHLAQEAGWTVENDGTTYRSAAASTSAGAISCRFCGGGGRSVAATPSCSFLSGGGECSTTASPRRVGDSGGGGSAVFGEGQQLYLVRESRVANQNTPTGSP; this comes from the exons atgatgaagGAGGGCGGCCGGAGCGCTCTTGAGAGAGAGAGGACCAAGATGAGAGAGAGGCAGCGCCGCTCCATCACCACCAACATCTTCCACGGCCTCCGCAAGCACGGCGGCTACCGCCTCTCCCCCCGCGCCGACATCAACGAGGTCCTCCGCCACCTCGCTCAGGAGGCCGGATGGACCGTCGAAAATGACGGCACCACCTAccgctccgccgccgcctccaccTCCGCC GGGGCGATTTCGTGTCGGTTTTGCGGCGGCGGGGGGAGGAGTGTGGCGGCGACGCCGAGCTGCAGCTTCTTGAGCGGCGGAGGAGAGTGCTCCACCACGGCTTCTCCGCGGCGCGTAGGGgactccggcggtggcggctctgCCGTGTTTGGAGAAGGGCAGCAGTTGTACTTGGTGCGTGAGAGTCGTGTAGCCAATCAGAACACGCCAACTGGTTCGCCTTAA
- the LOC121744798 gene encoding homeobox-leucine zipper protein ATHB-14-like, translating into MALSMHRDSSNSSGSSKHQQQLDASKYVRYTPEQVDALERVYAECPKPSSLRRQQLIRECPILSNIEPKQIKVWFQNRRCREKQRKESSRLQTVNRKLTAMNKLLMEENDRLQNQVSHLVYENGYMRQQLHTVNSTTDTSCDSVVMSGQQQQQNPTPQHPQRDANSPAGLLAIAEETLAEFLGKATGTAVDWVQMIGMKPGPDSIGIVAVSRNCSGVAARACGLVSLEPTKVAEILKDRLSWFRDCRCLDVASAIPTGNGGTIELVYMQVYAPTTLASARDFWTLRYITSLEDGSLVICERSLTSSTGGPTGPPATCFVRSEMLPSGYLIRPCEGGGSIIHIVDHIDFDASSVPEVLRPLYESSKILAQKMTMAALRHIRQIAQETSGEVQYSGGRQPAILRALSQRLCRGFNDAVNGFVDDGWSIMSSDGVEDVTIAINSSPSKFLGSQYNNLSMLPTFGGVLCARASMLLQNVPPALLVRFLREHRSEWADYGVDVYSAASLKASPYAVPCLKPGGFPISQVILPLAQTVEHEEFLEVVRLEGHAFSPEDIALSRDMYLLQLCSGIDETTTGACAQLVFAPIDESFGDDAPLLPSGFRVIPLEPKSDGPAANRTLDLASALDVGHGGPRSAGEADTSNQNLRSVLTIAFQFTFENHYQESVAAMARQYVRSIVASVQRVAMAIAPSQLSSHMVPKPLPGSPEAVTLAQWICRSYSVHTGGELLQADSQAGDAVLKQLWHHSDAIMCCSVKMNASAVFTFANQAGLDMLETTLVALQDIMLDKILDEAGRKILLSEFSKIMQQGFAYLPAGVCVSSMGRPVSYEQAVAWKVLNDEDANHCLAFMFMNWSFV; encoded by the exons ATGGCGCTTTCTATGCACAGGGACAGTAGTAACAGCAGCGGCAGTAGCAAGCATCAGCAGCAATTGGATGCGAGCAAGTATGTGAGGTACACGCCGGAGCAAGTTGATGCGCTCGAGAGGGTTTATGCTGAATGCCCCAAGCCTAGTTCTTTGAGGAGGCAGCAGCTCATTAGGGAGTGCCCCATTCTTTCTAACATTGAACCTAAACAAATCAAAGTCTGGTTTCAGAACCGCAG ATGCCGGGAGAAACAGAGGAAAGAATCATCTCGCCTCCAGACTGTTAATAGGAAGCTGACTGCCATGAACAAGCTGCTTATGGAAGAGAATGATCGCCTTCAGAACCAGGTCTCACATCTGGTTTATGAAAATGGTTACATGCGTCAGCAGCTCCACACC GTTAACTCGACCACTGATACTAGCTGTGACTCGGTGGTTATGAGTGGTCAGCAACAACAGCAAAACCCAACTCCTCAGCATCCTCAGAGGGATGCTAATAGCCCAGCTGG TCTTCTCGCAATTGCTGAGGAGACCCTGGCAGAGTTCCTTGGTAAGGCTACCGGAACTGCTGTCGACTGGGTACAGATGATTGGGATGAAg CCTGGTCCGGATTCTATTGGCATCGTTGCTGTTTCCCGCAATTGTAGTGGGGTTGCAGCACGAGCCTGTGGCCTCGTGAGTCTTGAACCCACGAAG GTTGCTGAAATTCTTAAAGATCGTCTCTCTTGGTTCCGTGACTGCCGTTGCCTTGATGTAGCAAGTGCAATTCCCACAGGAAACGGAGGGACTATAGAGCTTGTATATATGCAG GTATATGCACCAACAACTTTGGCATCTGCTCGTGACTTTTGGACGCTAAGATATATTACTAGCTTGGAGGATGGCAGTCTAGTG ATTTGTGAGAGGTCATTAACATCTTCCACTGGTGGTCCAACTGGACCCCCTGCTACTTGCTTTGTCAGATCTGAAATGCTACCAAGTGGGTACCTGATCCGACCTTGTGAGGGTGGCGGATCAATTATCCACATTGTCGATCACATTGACTTTGAT GCCTCCAGTGTTCCTGAAGTTTTGAGGCCTCTCTACGAATCTTCCAAAATTCTAGCACAGAAGATGACTATGGCT GCTTTGCGTCACATACGACAAATAGCTCAAGAAACCAGTGGGGAGGTCCAGTACTCAGGTGGTCGCCAACCTGCCATTCTCAGGGCATTAAGTCAAAGGTTGTGTAG GGGATTTAATGATGCTGTCAATGGATTTGTTGATGATGGTTGGTCCATAATGAGCAGTGATGGAGTGGAAGATGTAACCATTGCTATTAACTCTTCCCCGAGCAAATTTCTTGGTTCTCAATATAACAATTTGTCAATGCTCCCAACATTTGGGGGAGTCCTCTGTGCACGGGCATCAATGCTTCTCCAG AATGTACCCCCTGCTTTGCTTGTTCGCTTCCTAAGGGAGCATCGTTCGGAGTGGGCTGATTATGGCGTTGATGTTTACTCGGCTGCTTCTCTTAAAGCTAGTCCTTATGCAGTTCCGTGTTTAAAGCCTGGCGGATTTCCTATTAGCCAAGTCATTTTACCTCTGGCGCAGACAGTGGAGCATGAAGAG TTTCTGGAGGTGGTTCGTCTGGAGGGCCATGCATTCTCCCCCGAAGACATAGCTTTGTCGAGAGATATGTACTTATTACAG TTATGCAGTGGGATTGATGAGACAACCACTGGGGCTTGTGCTCAGCTTGTTTTTGCACCGATCGATGAATCATTTGGTGATGATGCTCCTTTGCTTCCATCTGGGTTCCGTGTCATTCCATTGGAACCTAAATCA GATGGTCCTGCAGCAAATCGAACACTGGACTTGGCTTCAGCCCTCGATGTAGGACATGGTGGACCTCGCTCAGCTGGTGAAGCTGATACGAGCAATCAGAACCTTAGGTCGGTCCTAACCATTGCGTTCCAGTTCACTTTTGAAAATCACTATCAAGAGAGCGTTGCTGCTATGGCCCGTCAATATGTACGAAGCATTGTTGCCTCAGTTCAAAGAGTCGCTATGGCCATAGCCCCGTCTCAACTCAGCtcacatatggtaccaaagccTCTCCCAGGTTCACCCGAGGCTGTGACATTGGCACAGTGGATATGCAGGAGCTATAG TGTGCACACCGGTGGGGAACTCCTTCAGGCAGACTCACAAGCAGGCGATGCCGTTCTTAAACAACTTTGGCACCACAGTGACGCAATCATGTGCTGCAGTGTTAAGATGAAT GCATCCGCAGTTTTCACATTTGCAAACCAGGCAGGGCTCGACATGCTGGAGACGACCCTAGTCGCCCTTCAGGACATAATGCTGGATAAGATTCTAGATGAAGCCGGTCGTAAGATTCTCCTCTCGGAGTTCTCCAAGATCATGCAGCAG GGTTTTGCCTATCTGCCAGCGGGAGTTTGTGTGTCGAGCATGGGCAGGCCCGTCTCGTATGAGCAAGCCGTCGCATGGAAGGTCCTGAACGACGAAGATGCCAATCACTGCCTAGCTTTCATGTTCATGAACTGGTCTTTTGTGTAA